The Neofelis nebulosa isolate mNeoNeb1 chromosome X, mNeoNeb1.pri, whole genome shotgun sequence genome has a segment encoding these proteins:
- the LOC131502586 gene encoding trafficking protein particle complex subunit 13-like, with the protein MQWCGGKMFFSKLCLFPFLPPFEVKTKFYNSEMSDLFLEVQIQNISSSTVFIQKVLLKPPEMYTREELNTVNQAGEDKCTFGTRTFLQSMEGRQYLYYLELKQEFSEKAGTIRGLIEMGTLDIVWKRDLGEMAMLQTIQLQREAPGYGNMRLSLETIPDTVILEEPFNIICKITNCSGRKMKLVLKMCDTDSIRWCGSSGRYLGKLSPSSSLCFTLTLLSLKLGLQGVSGIQVTDKVFKKTYVCDNLAKICVIPSTFKMKN; encoded by the coding sequence ATGCAATGGTGTGGAGGAAAGATGTTTTTTAGTAAGCTgtgcttatttccttttctccctccatttgaagttaaaacaaagttttacaaTTCAGAGATGAGTGACTTATTTCTTGAAGTCCagattcagaatatttcatcttcAACTGTCTTTATacaaaaagttttattaaagCCACCTGAAATGTACACCAGGGAAGAATTAAATACTGTCAATCAAGCTGGTGAAGATAAGTGTACCTTTGGAACAAGAACATTTTTACAGTCAATGGAAGGACGCCAGTATTTATACTACCTTGAGCTTAAACAGGAATTTTCTGAGAAAGCTGGTACCATTAGGGGACTAATAGAAATGGGAACATTGGATATAGTGTGGAAAAGAGATCTAGGTGAGATGGCAATGCTACAAACAATCCAGCTTCAAAGAGAGGCTCCAGGTTATGGAAACATGAGGCTATCTTTGGAAACAATCCCAGATACTGTAATTTTAGAAGAGCCTTTTAATATTATCTGTAAGATAACCAACTGCAGTGGTAGGAAAATGAAATTGGTTTTGAAGATGTGTGATACGGATTCTATTCGTTGGTGTGGAAGTTCAGGAAGGTATCTTGGAAAGCTGTCACCAAGTTCATCTCTCTGCTTCACCTTGACACTACTGTCCTTAAAACTGGGCCTACAAGGTGTCTCTGGCATACAGGTAACagacaaagtatttaaaaaaacctatgtCTGTGATAACCTTGCAAAGATCTGTGTAATACCTTCCacgtttaaaatgaaaaactga